A single region of the Changchengzhania lutea genome encodes:
- a CDS encoding MarR family winged helix-turn-helix transcriptional regulator, protein MGDLSKDIQSKFANNRIKAMLNILYTANWITSYQNEFFKPFGISPQQYNILRILNGAKEPLNVQIIKDRMIERSPNATRLMDKLCAKNYIERLPSEQDRRVVKIAITKCGIELLETIPNNFNKNILKNLNEDEAGQLSNLLDKMR, encoded by the coding sequence ATGGGAGATTTATCTAAAGACATACAATCGAAATTCGCCAATAATAGAATAAAAGCCATGCTTAACATTTTATATACGGCCAATTGGATCACGAGTTATCAAAATGAGTTTTTTAAACCCTTTGGTATCTCACCGCAGCAATACAACATTTTAAGAATATTAAATGGTGCTAAAGAACCTTTAAATGTACAAATTATAAAGGATAGAATGATCGAACGGTCACCCAATGCTACACGGTTGATGGATAAATTATGTGCAAAAAATTATATAGAACGATTGCCGTCGGAACAAGATAGACGGGTTGTGAAAATAGCAATTACTAAATGTGGCATTGAATTATTGGAAACGATTCCAAATAATTTTAATAAAAATATTTTAAAAAACTTAAACGAAGATGAAGCAGGGCAATTAAGCAATCTATTGGATAAAATGCGATAA
- a CDS encoding NADPH-dependent FMN reductase, which yields MKHIITFAGSNSNTSINKQLATYASSLVDNVNIEILDLNDFDLPIYDIDLENEKGIPDDAHRFLNLIKGSDGIILSLAEHNGAYATVFKNLFDWMSRIDGKLWSEKPMLLMATSPGARGGATVLDIAKGRFGYMGGHIVSDFSLPSFNDNFSEGKIVNKELDKVLKNKVEAFSKTI from the coding sequence ATGAAACACATAATAACTTTTGCAGGAAGTAATAGCAATACGTCAATTAATAAACAATTAGCAACCTATGCTTCAAGTTTGGTTGATAACGTAAACATTGAAATTTTGGATTTAAATGATTTTGATTTACCAATTTATGATATCGATTTAGAAAATGAAAAAGGCATTCCAGACGATGCGCATCGATTTTTAAATCTTATTAAAGGGTCTGATGGCATTATATTGTCTTTAGCAGAGCATAATGGAGCATATGCCACCGTATTTAAAAATTTATTTGATTGGATGTCTAGAATTGATGGCAAACTATGGAGTGAAAAACCTATGCTGCTCATGGCAACATCTCCGGGGGCTAGAGGAGGAGCAACTGTTTTAGATATAGCAAAAGGACGTTTCGGGTATATGGGAGGTCATATTGTTTCAGACTTTTCTTTACCATCTTTTAATGATAATTTTTCAGAAGGGAAAATCGTCAATAAAGAATTAGATAAGGTATTAAAAAATAAGGTAGAAGCATTTAGTAAAACAATATAA
- a CDS encoding CAL67264 family membrane protein has product MAMNKNTVLAWATTIMIVVGLGLIAMGAFKYDDVAGWGFAAVGIGFFAIAWVFNALKGRV; this is encoded by the coding sequence ATGGCAATGAATAAAAATACGGTTTTAGCTTGGGCTACAACCATAATGATTGTAGTAGGCTTGGGTTTAATAGCCATGGGAGCATTTAAATATGATGATGTTGCTGGTTGGGGATTCGCCGCAGTTGGCATTGGCTTTTTTGCCATAGCGTGGGTTTTTAATGCTTTAAAAGGAAGGGTTTAG
- a CDS encoding GNAT family N-acetyltransferase: MEVKQKDTDKRGRFYVGIDGVEKAIMTYSRAGQDKIIIDHTEVDESLRGEGIGYKLVEASVKYARANNLKIMPLCPFANAIFKKNSEYADVLF; this comes from the coding sequence ATGGAAGTAAAACAAAAAGATACCGACAAGCGCGGACGTTTTTATGTGGGAATTGATGGCGTAGAAAAGGCTATTATGACTTACAGTCGGGCAGGTCAAGATAAAATAATTATAGACCACACAGAAGTAGACGAATCGTTGAGAGGTGAAGGTATTGGTTATAAATTGGTAGAAGCATCTGTTAAGTATGCTAGAGCCAATAATCTTAAAATTATGCCGTTGTGCCCGTTTGCCAATGCTATTTTTAAGAAAAATTCTGAATATGCTGATGTTTTATTTTAA
- a CDS encoding pirin family protein translates to MRLNTIKTIGRSDFVNMGPIKLRQPLPTQELDMVDPFILLHHYGPYKISEQHNPFDLGPHPHRGFEPVTFLFQGEQLHRDSLGNESVVSAGDVQWTTAGRGIIHAEAPTKAFVKKGGMLEGIQLWLNLPAEKKMIPANYQHAKHEDFRTVQSKDKLVGVRIVAGSIADTYGRIQTQTEVNAFVIDVKKGGKHSINISKNHQSMLYLIRGNVMVNDSVFLELDENQLIQFNQDGEGFSIYGQEDSKLLFLSGEPFNEKVTSYGPYVMNTQKEIMEAMRDYQQGKMGFLPLS, encoded by the coding sequence ATGAGATTAAATACAATTAAAACGATAGGACGAAGCGACTTCGTCAATATGGGCCCTATAAAATTAAGACAGCCATTACCAACACAAGAATTAGATATGGTTGATCCCTTTATTTTATTACATCATTACGGACCCTATAAAATTTCAGAGCAACACAACCCTTTTGATTTAGGGCCACATCCACATCGCGGATTTGAACCTGTTACCTTTTTATTTCAAGGTGAACAGTTACACAGAGACTCATTGGGTAACGAAAGTGTGGTGAGTGCAGGGGACGTTCAATGGACAACCGCGGGACGGGGCATTATTCATGCCGAAGCACCAACCAAAGCGTTTGTTAAAAAAGGAGGGATGCTTGAGGGGATCCAGTTATGGTTGAATTTACCAGCTGAAAAGAAAATGATTCCAGCTAATTATCAACATGCAAAGCACGAGGATTTTAGAACAGTTCAATCGAAAGATAAACTTGTAGGTGTCCGAATTGTCGCTGGCTCAATAGCGGACACCTATGGGCGTATTCAAACACAAACCGAGGTTAATGCGTTTGTCATTGATGTTAAAAAGGGAGGAAAACACAGCATCAACATCTCAAAAAACCATCAATCCATGCTGTATTTAATTCGTGGCAACGTGATGGTAAATGATTCAGTGTTCTTAGAATTAGATGAAAATCAGCTCATTCAATTTAATCAGGATGGCGAAGGCTTTTCAATATACGGTCAGGAGGATAGTAAGTTACTGTTCCTTTCGGGTGAACCGTTTAATGAAAAAGTAACAAGCTACGGGCCTTATGTTATGAATACACAAAAAGAAATTATGGAGGCCATGCGCGATTACCAGCAAGGTAAAATGGGCTTTCTTCCTTTAAGTTAA
- the ettA gene encoding energy-dependent translational throttle protein EttA, which produces MSDDKKVIFSMSGLTKTFPGANTPVLKNIYLSFFYGAKIGILGLNGSGKSTLLKIIAGVDKNYQGDVTFLQDYSVGFLEQEPKLDDDKTVIEVVREGAAETVAILDEYNKINDMFGLEEVYSDTDKMEKLMNRQAELQDQIDAANAWELDTKLEIAMDALRTPEGDKKIGILSGGEKRRVALCRLLLQEPDVLLLDEPTNHLDAESVHWLEHHLAQYKGTVIAVTHDRYFLDNVAGWILELDRGEGIPWKGNYSSWLDQKSKRMAQESKTASKRQKTLERELEWVRQGAKGRQTKQKARLNNYDKLMSQDQKQLDEKLEIYIPNGPRLGTNVIESIGVAKGYDDKLLYDDLNFNLPQAGIVGVIGPNGAGKTTIFKMIMGEETPDKGEFKVGDTAKLAYVDQKHSNIDPEKTIWQNFSDEQELILMGGKEVNSRAYLSRFNFSGGEQNKKVKLLSGGERNRLHLAMTLKEEGNVLLLDEPTNDLDVNTLRALEEGLENFAGCAVVISHDRWFLDRICTHILAFEGDSQVYFFEGSFSEYEENKKKRLGGDLMPKRIKYKKLVR; this is translated from the coding sequence ATGAGTGACGATAAAAAAGTGATTTTTTCAATGTCTGGTTTAACCAAGACGTTTCCAGGAGCGAATACACCCGTATTGAAAAATATTTATTTAAGTTTTTTCTACGGTGCCAAAATTGGGATTCTAGGATTAAACGGCTCGGGAAAATCCACTTTGCTTAAGATTATCGCTGGGGTTGACAAGAACTACCAAGGTGATGTGACGTTTCTACAAGATTATTCCGTAGGTTTTCTAGAACAAGAACCAAAATTAGATGATGATAAAACGGTTATAGAAGTCGTGCGTGAAGGTGCGGCCGAAACCGTTGCTATTCTTGACGAATATAACAAGATCAATGACATGTTTGGCTTAGAAGAAGTCTATTCTGATACAGATAAAATGGAAAAATTGATGAACCGTCAAGCGGAACTTCAAGATCAGATTGATGCCGCGAATGCTTGGGAACTTGATACAAAATTAGAAATAGCCATGGATGCGTTACGCACTCCAGAGGGTGATAAAAAAATAGGAATCTTATCTGGAGGAGAAAAGCGCCGTGTGGCCTTATGTCGTCTGCTGTTGCAAGAGCCGGATGTATTGTTGTTGGATGAACCTACAAACCATTTAGATGCTGAATCTGTGCATTGGTTAGAGCATCATTTAGCTCAATATAAAGGGACCGTGATTGCTGTAACGCACGATAGATATTTTTTAGATAATGTTGCGGGATGGATTTTAGAATTGGACAGAGGCGAAGGAATCCCTTGGAAAGGGAACTATTCGTCGTGGTTGGACCAAAAATCGAAACGTATGGCTCAAGAAAGCAAAACCGCTTCCAAGCGTCAAAAAACTTTGGAGCGTGAGCTGGAATGGGTACGTCAAGGCGCTAAGGGCCGTCAGACGAAACAAAAGGCACGTTTAAACAATTATGATAAGTTGATGAGTCAAGACCAAAAGCAGCTTGACGAAAAGCTTGAAATTTACATTCCTAATGGCCCCCGTTTGGGAACCAACGTAATTGAATCCATTGGGGTAGCCAAAGGATATGATGATAAATTGTTATATGACGATTTAAATTTCAACTTGCCCCAGGCAGGTATTGTTGGTGTTATTGGACCTAACGGTGCTGGTAAAACGACTATTTTCAAAATGATAATGGGGGAGGAAACGCCTGATAAGGGTGAGTTTAAAGTTGGCGACACTGCTAAATTAGCTTATGTCGATCAGAAACATTCCAATATCGATCCAGAAAAAACCATTTGGCAGAATTTTAGCGATGAGCAAGAATTGATTTTAATGGGGGGCAAAGAAGTAAATTCCAGGGCTTATTTAAGTCGATTTAATTTTTCTGGCGGAGAGCAAAACAAAAAAGTAAAACTGCTTTCTGGCGGAGAGCGTAACCGCTTGCATCTAGCCATGACTCTTAAAGAAGAGGGTAATGTATTACTTTTGGATGAGCCTACTAATGATCTTGATGTGAATACCTTACGTGCTTTAGAAGAAGGCTTAGAGAATTTTGCTGGTTGCGCGGTGGTTATTAGTCACGACCGTTGGTTTTTAGATAGAATTTGCACGCATATTCTAGCGTTTGAAGGCGACTCGCAAGTCTATTTCTTTGAAGGTAGCTTTTCTGAATATGAAGAAAACAAGAAGAAACGGCTTGGTGGCGATTTGATGCCAAAACGGATTAAGTATAAAAAATTGGTAAGATAA
- a CDS encoding pirin family protein: protein MKTIIDKADSRGFANHGWLKSYHTFSFASYQNPERMNFGALRVLNDDVVQPKMGFGTHPHQNMEIISIPLKGALSHQDSMGNKQAIEVGEVQVMSAGTGLTHSEFNDSTTDAVNFLQLWIIPEETGVTPNYEQRKFESGKQKNKLQTVVAPYNKLEAEALPIHQQAYIYRIDLDLNESIALSAKNDNNGFYVFVVNGEILVDTHVLTSRDAIGISETSSIDIHAKKESELIIVEVPMI from the coding sequence ATGAAAACAATTATAGATAAAGCAGATAGCAGAGGATTTGCAAATCATGGTTGGTTAAAATCTTATCACACATTCAGTTTTGCAAGTTACCAAAACCCAGAACGCATGAATTTTGGAGCGCTTCGAGTTTTAAACGATGATGTTGTGCAACCTAAAATGGGCTTTGGTACGCATCCGCATCAAAATATGGAAATCATTTCGATTCCACTAAAAGGCGCGCTTTCACATCAAGACAGTATGGGGAATAAACAGGCTATAGAAGTAGGGGAAGTCCAAGTGATGAGTGCAGGAACAGGCTTAACACATTCTGAATTTAATGATAGTACAACCGATGCAGTTAATTTTTTACAATTATGGATTATTCCAGAAGAGACGGGTGTTACACCAAATTACGAGCAGCGTAAATTTGAGTCAGGCAAACAGAAAAACAAATTGCAAACGGTGGTTGCTCCTTACAACAAGTTAGAGGCAGAGGCACTACCCATTCATCAGCAAGCTTATATATATCGAATAGATTTAGATTTAAATGAAAGCATAGCATTGTCAGCTAAAAATGATAATAATGGTTTTTATGTCTTTGTTGTAAACGGTGAAATCCTTGTTGATACGCATGTGCTGACATCGCGAGACGCTATAGGTATCTCAGAAACCAGTTCGATAGACATTCATGCTAAAAAAGAATCTGAATTGATAATTGTTGAAGTTCCTATGATTTAG
- a CDS encoding acyl-CoA carboxylase subunit beta, translating to MDINFNKNEDHNKLLISELNRRLAKVSLGGGKSRIEKHHGKGKLTARERIDYLLDKGSKAIEISAFAGEGMYEEHGGCPSGGVVIKIGYVKGKQCIVVANDATVKAGAWFPITGKKNLRAQEIAIENRLPIIYLVDSAGVYLPLQDEIFPDKEHFGRIFRNNAIMSSMGITQIAAVMGSCVAGGAYLPIMSDEALIVDKTGSIFLAGSYLVKAAIGETIDNETLGGATTHCEISGVTDYKAKDDKDALDTIKNIIDKIGDFDKAGFNRSDAKKPKENPEEIYGILPKSRADQYDMYDIIKRLVDNSEYDEYKAGYGQTIITAYARIDGWAVGIVANQRKLVKTKKGEMQFGGVIYNDSADKATRFIANCNQKKIPLVFLQDVTGFMVGSKSEHGGIIKDGAKMVNAVSNSVVPKFTVIIGNSYGAGNYAMCGKAYDPRLIVAWPSAELAVMSGNSAAKVLLQIEKASLLKKGEKITPEKEDELFNKIKDRYDNQVSPYYAAARIWTDAIIDPLDTRTWISMGIEAANHAPIEKKFNLGVLQV from the coding sequence ATGGATATTAACTTCAATAAAAACGAAGATCATAATAAACTTTTAATTTCAGAACTTAATAGACGTCTTGCAAAAGTAAGTTTGGGTGGTGGTAAATCGCGTATTGAAAAACATCATGGAAAAGGGAAATTAACAGCCCGAGAGCGTATCGATTATTTATTGGATAAAGGCTCCAAAGCCATTGAAATTAGTGCATTTGCAGGAGAAGGTATGTATGAAGAACACGGCGGTTGTCCTTCAGGTGGTGTAGTCATCAAAATTGGCTATGTAAAAGGAAAACAATGTATTGTGGTCGCCAATGATGCCACGGTTAAAGCTGGTGCCTGGTTTCCCATTACTGGAAAAAAGAATTTAAGAGCTCAGGAAATTGCCATAGAGAATAGATTACCCATTATTTATCTGGTAGATTCTGCAGGTGTGTATTTACCTTTACAAGATGAAATATTCCCAGATAAAGAGCATTTTGGGCGTATTTTTAGAAACAATGCCATAATGAGTAGTATGGGCATTACACAGATTGCTGCCGTTATGGGCAGTTGTGTTGCGGGCGGCGCCTATTTACCAATTATGAGTGATGAGGCTTTAATAGTTGATAAAACGGGAAGCATCTTTTTGGCAGGGAGTTATTTAGTGAAAGCAGCCATTGGTGAAACTATAGATAATGAAACGCTAGGTGGTGCAACCACCCATTGCGAAATTTCAGGAGTTACGGATTATAAGGCGAAAGATGACAAAGACGCTTTAGACACCATAAAAAACATTATTGATAAGATTGGTGATTTTGATAAGGCAGGCTTTAACCGAAGCGATGCCAAAAAACCCAAGGAAAATCCAGAGGAAATCTACGGTATTTTACCAAAAAGTCGTGCAGACCAATACGATATGTATGACATTATAAAACGTTTGGTTGACAATTCAGAATATGATGAGTACAAGGCTGGCTACGGACAAACCATTATTACAGCCTATGCTAGGATTGATGGTTGGGCAGTGGGCATTGTGGCCAACCAACGCAAACTGGTAAAAACCAAAAAAGGTGAAATGCAATTTGGAGGGGTGATTTATAATGACAGTGCCGATAAAGCCACTCGCTTTATAGCCAATTGCAATCAGAAAAAAATTCCGCTGGTGTTTTTGCAGGACGTTACAGGATTTATGGTAGGTAGTAAAAGTGAGCATGGTGGCATTATAAAAGATGGGGCTAAAATGGTGAATGCGGTGAGCAACTCCGTGGTTCCAAAATTCACAGTTATTATCGGGAATAGCTATGGCGCTGGTAATTATGCCATGTGTGGAAAAGCCTATGATCCCAGACTAATTGTGGCATGGCCAAGTGCAGAACTTGCGGTTATGAGTGGTAATTCGGCAGCTAAAGTATTGTTGCAAATAGAAAAAGCATCGCTTTTAAAGAAAGGTGAAAAAATTACCCCAGAAAAAGAAGATGAACTTTTTAATAAAATAAAAGACCGTTATGATAACCAAGTGTCTCCGTATTATGCAGCAGCACGAATCTGGACCGATGCCATTATTGATCCATTAGATACTAGAACCTGGATTAGTATGGGTATCGAGGCAGCCAATCATGCTCCTATTGAGAAAAAATTTAATTTAGGGGTTTTACAGGTTTAA
- a CDS encoding MFS transporter, translated as MKDKNNKQPIYIIILLILAGEAVFILPFVLARIFRPTFLESFSIDNFQLGTCFSIYGIIALVSYLFGGPLADKYNPRVLMSIALFMTALGGFYMATYPSYLHMKFLFGYWGFTTIFLFWAPMIKATRLWGGTDKQGLAFGFLDGGRGLVAASFGAVGVLVFSSFMTHDIAETTLLERQEAFKYVILFSSIAIAFIGVLILIFLKTLNSKEAVRPNAPLTLSNFKSALKFRSVWLLMIIILCAYFGYKMTDVFSLYAKDVMLYNDIESATIGTTLLYIRPIIGVVIGLLADKTKASLWLIIGFILMLITSVIFASGIISESLVFLFFASIIFMALGVYSARVLYFATLQEANIPLALTGTVVGLVSIIGYTPDIFAGPLIGYLLDSYHGELGHQYAFFVMALFSILGGVASIIFYSHTKKIKKK; from the coding sequence ATGAAAGACAAAAACAATAAACAGCCCATATACATTATTATCTTACTCATATTGGCTGGAGAAGCAGTGTTTATTTTACCTTTTGTTCTGGCACGTATTTTTAGACCTACATTTCTAGAGTCTTTTAGCATTGACAATTTTCAGTTAGGGACTTGTTTTTCAATTTACGGTATTATCGCTTTAGTCTCATATTTATTTGGTGGCCCTTTGGCTGATAAATACAATCCTAGGGTTTTAATGAGTATTGCCCTATTTATGACGGCTTTAGGCGGATTTTATATGGCGACCTATCCCTCCTATTTACATATGAAATTCCTTTTTGGATATTGGGGATTTACAACTATTTTCCTTTTTTGGGCGCCTATGATTAAAGCTACCAGATTGTGGGGCGGTACTGATAAACAAGGGCTTGCCTTTGGGTTTCTAGATGGTGGTCGCGGACTTGTAGCTGCAAGCTTTGGGGCAGTTGGTGTGCTCGTTTTCTCCTCATTTATGACTCATGATATTGCTGAAACTACCTTATTGGAACGACAAGAAGCTTTCAAATATGTGATTCTATTTTCATCCATAGCCATTGCTTTTATCGGTGTTTTAATTTTAATATTTTTAAAAACACTTAATTCCAAAGAAGCAGTCCGACCTAATGCCCCACTAACCCTATCCAATTTTAAAAGTGCTCTGAAATTTAGATCCGTGTGGTTATTGATGATCATCATTCTTTGTGCTTACTTTGGATATAAAATGACTGATGTGTTTAGTTTATATGCAAAGGATGTGATGCTATATAATGATATTGAATCAGCTACTATAGGCACCACGCTGTTGTATATTAGACCTATTATAGGTGTGGTTATTGGCTTACTTGCCGATAAAACAAAGGCCTCTTTATGGCTCATTATTGGTTTTATCTTAATGCTAATAACAAGTGTGATTTTTGCTTCTGGAATTATCTCAGAGTCACTGGTTTTCCTGTTTTTTGCATCTATCATTTTCATGGCACTTGGTGTCTATTCTGCTCGGGTATTGTATTTTGCAACCCTTCAAGAAGCTAATATTCCACTTGCTTTAACAGGAACTGTTGTTGGTTTGGTATCTATTATCGGTTACACACCTGATATTTTTGCAGGTCCTTTGATTGGCTATTTGTTAGACAGCTATCATGGCGAATTAGGACATCAATACGCTTTTTTTGTTATGGCTTTGTTTTCAATTTTAGGAGGGGTCGCTTCTATCATTTTTTATTCTCACACAAAGAAAATTAAAAAAAAGTAA